The DNA sequence CTTCGTGGTCGGCCTGGAACTGAAACGCGAGTTCGTCGAGGGCGAGCTGCGCTCGCCGCGCCGGGCGGCGCTGCCGATCGTCGCGGCGGTCGGCGGCATGGTCGCCCCGGCCCTGATCTACACCGTGGTCAACCTGAGCCGGGCCGGTGGCTCGCCGCAGGGCTGGGCGGTGCCGACCGCGACCGACATCGCGTTCGCGGTGGCCGTACTGGCGATCATCAGCACCCACCTGCCGGCGGCGCTGCGGTCGTTCCTGCTCACCCTCGCCGTCGTCGACGACCTGCTGGCGGTCACCGTCATCGCGGTCTTCTTCACCTCCGAACTCCACCCGCTGCCGCTGCTCGGCGCGCTCGCGGTCGTCGCCGTCTTCGCGCTGCTGACCAGGCGCGGCGTCACCCGCTGGTGGCTGCTGATCCCGTTGGGGGTCACCGCCTGGGCGCTGATGCACGCCTCCGGCGTACACGCCACGATCGCCGGGGTGCTGCTCGGCTTCGCCGTGCCGGCGGTCGCGCGGGCCGGGCAGCGGCAGAGCCTGTCCGCCCGCTTCGAGCACCGGTGGCGACCACTGTCGGCGGGGGTGGCCGTGCCCCTGTTCGCGCTGACCGCCGCCGGCGTCACCCTGGGTGGCGGTGGGCTGACGGCCGCGCTGTCCGATCCGGCCGGCCTGGGCATCGCGCTCGGGCTCGTGGTCGGCAAGGTCGTCGGCATCCTGGGCGCGACCTTCCTGCTCGCCCGCTTCACCCGGGCGGTGCTGGACGAGAGTCTGTCCTGGTGGGACGTGTTCGGCCTGTCGCTGCTCGCCGGCATCGGTTTCACCGTCTCGCTGCTGATCGCCGACCTGGCGTTCGCGCCGGGCAGCGCGACCGCCGACCACGCCAAG is a window from the Polymorphospora rubra genome containing:
- the nhaA gene encoding Na+/H+ antiporter NhaA — its product is MTSTPPPARNRLFSRPTWPRAQAVGQALRSETIGGLLLIVGAAVAMLWANSPWRAGYDRLTDFEFGPAALHLHLSVADWAADGLLAIFFFVVGLELKREFVEGELRSPRRAALPIVAAVGGMVAPALIYTVVNLSRAGGSPQGWAVPTATDIAFAVAVLAIISTHLPAALRSFLLTLAVVDDLLAVTVIAVFFTSELHPLPLLGALAVVAVFALLTRRGVTRWWLLIPLGVTAWALMHASGVHATIAGVLLGFAVPAVARAGQRQSLSARFEHRWRPLSAGVAVPLFALTAAGVTLGGGGLTAALSDPAGLGIALGLVVGKVVGILGATFLLARFTRAVLDESLSWWDVFGLSLLAGIGFTVSLLIADLAFAPGSATADHAKTAVLTGSVCAALLATGVLRWRNRVYRRLHEQETVDADHDGIPDIYQRP